The sequence ATTGATCATCTCCTGGAAAATAAATCTGGAGACCGGCCGGATCTTGTCCTGCATTATGGTGATCTTGCGGACCCCGGAGGATTAAGCAGGTTGATCAGCAAAATTGAGCCTTCCGAAGTCTACAATCTGGGCGCGCAGAGCCACGTCAGAGTGTCCTTCGAAATTCCGGAATTCACAGGTGATGTAGACGCTCTCGGTTCGATGCGCCTTCTGGAGAGCATTCGCGAGGTAAACCCCGCCATCCGGTTCTATCAGGCCTCATCCAGCGAGTTGTATGGCCTCGTTCAAGAAGTGCCGCAAAGTGAGAAAACCCCGTTCTATCCCCGGAGTCCTTATGCCGTAGCCAAGTTGTACGCTTACTGGATCACCGTTAACTACCGCGAAGCGTACAATCTGTATGCCTGCAACGGCGTCCTCTTTAACCATGAATCGCCGCGCCGGGGGAAGACTTTCGTCACCCGCAAAATTACAACCGGCCTCGCCAACATCTTGAAAGGCAAACAGGAGCATCTTGTGCTCGGCAATCTGGACGCCAAACGGGATTGGGGCTTTGCCGGCGATTATGTGGAGGCGATGTGGCTGATGCTGCAGCAGGATCACCCGGAAGACTATGTTATAGCTACAGGGGAAACCCATACAGTAAGGGAATTCTGCGAGCTTGCCTTCCAGCATGCCGGGATTACGCTTGCCTGGACAGGCGAAGGACTGGACGAAAAAGGAATTGATGCCAAGACTGGACGCGTGCTGATCACGGTCGATGAACAGTATTTCCGGCCAAGCGAAGTCGATCTGCTGCTTGGTGATCCGACCAAAGCAAAAACAAAGCTGGGCTGGGAGCCAAAAGTCTCCTTCAAGGAACTTGTCGAAATGATGGTCAAGAGCGATCAGGGTTCCTGATCGCTTGGCAGCTTAATACATTAGGTGAGAAGGGAGTCCTTTTAACTTGGAGAAGAACAGCCGGATTTACGTAGCCGGACATAAAGGTCTTGTCGGCTCTGCTCTTGTCAGAAACCTGAAGGAGAAAGGATACACGAATATTATCGGCAAAACGCTGCAGGAGCTGGATTTGACAAACCAGGCGGCAGTGGAGCGTTTCTTTGAAGAGTCGGATATCGACTATGTGTTTTTGGCGGCTGCCAAAGTCGGCGGAATCGTGGCAAACAACACCTATCCTGCGGATTATATTATGGAGAATGAACTGATCCAATGTAATGTCATCCGCAGCGCGTTTAAGAATAATGTCAAAAAGCTTATTTTTTTGGGCAGCTCCTGCATTTATCCGAAACTCTGCCCCCAACCCATTAAGGAGGAATATCTCCTTACGGGGCCGCTCGAAACGACTAATGAAGCCTACGCGCTAGCCAAAATATCAGGACTCAAAATGTGCCAGTATTATAATCGCCAATACGGAACCAATTATATCAGCGTGATGCCCACCAACCTGTACGGGCCTTATGACAACTTCGATCTTAACAACTCTCACGTCATTCCTGCCATGATCGCCAAAATTGATGCAGCCAAATCGTCAAATCAGCCCAACGTGACCTTGTGGGGTACGGGCAAGCCGCGCCGGGAATTTCTGTATGTCGACGATATGGCGGACGCGTGCGTGTACCTGATGGAGCATTACGACGGAACAGAGTTCCTGAATGTCGGTACTGGAGAGGATCTGTCCATCCGCGAGCTCGCGGAATTGGTGAAAGCTGTTGTCGGTTACGATGGCGAGCTGCTGTTTGATGCAGGCAAGCCGGATGGAACACCGCGCAAGCTGCTGGATGTGTCCAAATTGGAGAAGCTGGGCTGGAAGGCAAAGACCGGGTTGAAAGAAGGTCTCGATAAGGCCTACCGCTACTATTTGGACACCGTCAAATGACTTGCTAAAGCGGGTGGCCTTACTCTCTTTAGATCTCGACTATCGGGAAGGTGAATACATGGATAAATATGCGGTTATCATGGCCGGCGGTGCCGGACTGCGGCTGTGGCCCCTCTCCCGGGAACACAAGCCCAAGCAGTTTATCAGCGTTAAAGGAACGAGCAGTATGCTTGAGCAGACCCTTGAGCGCATTACCGAGCTGATACCGCCGGACAAATGTTATGTCATTACAAATAAAAATTATGCGGAGATAACCAGGGAACTGCTTAAGGACATCATTCCCCCGCAAAATATTATACTCGAGCCTCTCCGTAAAAATACCGGAGCCTGCATATCCTATGCGGCCTTATTGCTGGAACGCAAATTTCGAGACAGCCTGGTCTGTTTCATTCCGGCTGACAGCTATGTCAACAATAAGCATGAGTACCTTAAAGCAATCCACCTAGCGTATAGGGAGAGCATTAACGGCTCCGCTCTGACCATTATCGGCGTAAATCCGACATACCCGGCCATCGGCTACGGTTATATCAAAATTGATCCAAGCGAGCATACCGATCCCAAACCCCAGGTATCCCACGTTCAGCAGTTTAAAGAGAAACCCGACACCGCCACTGCCCGCACCTACGTGGAATCCGGGCAGTATTTGTGGAACAGCGGCATGGTTGCAGGCAATCTGCAGGCCTTCAAGAGCGGAATTCAGCAGCATATGCCGGAACACTTCAATATCCTGTCGGCAGCACTGGACCAGATCGGCTCCCCGGACTTCGACTCCGTGATAGAGGAGGCTTTCAGCCAGCTGCCCGACATCTCTTTCGATAACGGAGTGCTGGAGAACAGCAGCAGTCTTAATGCCATTAAGGGCTACTTCGACTGGGACGATATCGGCAGTCTGGACGCGCTGGGAAAATTGATGGACCACGACGACAGCGGTAATTCCGTCAGCGGCAGTTATGTCGGAATGGATACTCAAGATTCGATCATTTTCACCAGCGATATACTGGTCACTTCCATCGGACTCTC is a genomic window of Paenibacillus durus ATCC 35681 containing:
- the gmd gene encoding GDP-mannose 4,6-dehydratase; translated protein: MKKAFITGVTGQDGSYLAELLLSKGYEVHGMVRRSSSINTERIDHLLENKSGDRPDLVLHYGDLADPGGLSRLISKIEPSEVYNLGAQSHVRVSFEIPEFTGDVDALGSMRLLESIREVNPAIRFYQASSSELYGLVQEVPQSEKTPFYPRSPYAVAKLYAYWITVNYREAYNLYACNGVLFNHESPRRGKTFVTRKITTGLANILKGKQEHLVLGNLDAKRDWGFAGDYVEAMWLMLQQDHPEDYVIATGETHTVREFCELAFQHAGITLAWTGEGLDEKGIDAKTGRVLITVDEQYFRPSEVDLLLGDPTKAKTKLGWEPKVSFKELVEMMVKSDQGS
- a CDS encoding GDP-L-fucose synthase family protein gives rise to the protein MEKNSRIYVAGHKGLVGSALVRNLKEKGYTNIIGKTLQELDLTNQAAVERFFEESDIDYVFLAAAKVGGIVANNTYPADYIMENELIQCNVIRSAFKNNVKKLIFLGSSCIYPKLCPQPIKEEYLLTGPLETTNEAYALAKISGLKMCQYYNRQYGTNYISVMPTNLYGPYDNFDLNNSHVIPAMIAKIDAAKSSNQPNVTLWGTGKPRREFLYVDDMADACVYLMEHYDGTEFLNVGTGEDLSIRELAELVKAVVGYDGELLFDAGKPDGTPRKLLDVSKLEKLGWKAKTGLKEGLDKAYRYYLDTVK
- a CDS encoding mannose-1-phosphate guanylyltransferase, whose protein sequence is MDKYAVIMAGGAGLRLWPLSREHKPKQFISVKGTSSMLEQTLERITELIPPDKCYVITNKNYAEITRELLKDIIPPQNIILEPLRKNTGACISYAALLLERKFRDSLVCFIPADSYVNNKHEYLKAIHLAYRESINGSALTIIGVNPTYPAIGYGYIKIDPSEHTDPKPQVSHVQQFKEKPDTATARTYVESGQYLWNSGMVAGNLQAFKSGIQQHMPEHFNILSAALDQIGSPDFDSVIEEAFSQLPDISFDNGVLENSSSLNAIKGYFDWDDIGSLDALGKLMDHDDSGNSVSGSYVGMDTQDSIIFTSDILVTSIGLSNMMIIKTQDVLLVCPKERAQDVKAFVQLLKRTGYGERT